In Bacteroidota bacterium, the following proteins share a genomic window:
- a CDS encoding T9SS type A sorting domain-containing protein, with protein sequence MLNNKLIAAIVFCIIGLQAHGQFNIGQVTVTYTDSSRNNRSIPTEIYYPADVQGTNVPLTTSVADSFPVLVFGHGFVMAWSAYANVWEYVVPSGYIIAFPKTETGLSPNHSTFANDIAFIVSQLQAEALNPNSIFYNRVALTSAAMGHSMGGGSSLLAYSFNPSITAIANLAPAETNPSAISACAGISIPTLIISGENDCVTPPATNQIPMYNALTSPCKTYVEIKGGDHCKMANGNFFCELGQSSCQPQATISDSTQHVIMERYLLPWLDFYLKNNCTAGAWFDSTIIADNEINFQKSCTLCSNPQGISTNGNIPFQFFTEGNTWHVKSNNKQPCNVVVSDLTGRVLFKQVFVGQIDQSITDYATGLYLISISNQTISRSYKFLINR encoded by the coding sequence TCAAGTTACGGTAACGTACACCGATAGCAGTAGAAACAACCGTTCTATACCAACCGAAATATATTACCCGGCAGATGTGCAAGGCACAAACGTACCACTTACTACCTCTGTAGCAGATTCCTTTCCGGTTCTTGTTTTTGGACATGGCTTTGTGATGGCGTGGAGTGCGTATGCTAATGTATGGGAATATGTTGTTCCCTCAGGTTACATTATTGCTTTCCCAAAAACCGAAACCGGCTTGTCGCCAAACCATTCAACTTTTGCCAACGATATTGCATTTATTGTTTCGCAGCTTCAGGCAGAAGCGTTAAATCCAAATTCGATTTTTTACAATCGCGTTGCTTTAACTAGTGCAGCAATGGGCCATAGCATGGGAGGTGGAAGCAGCCTGTTGGCTTACTCATTCAATCCAAGTATTACTGCTATTGCAAATTTAGCACCTGCAGAAACAAATCCCTCTGCAATTAGTGCATGCGCAGGTATAAGTATACCTACCCTAATTATTTCAGGAGAAAATGACTGTGTAACTCCACCTGCCACCAATCAAATACCGATGTATAATGCATTAACCAGCCCATGTAAAACGTATGTCGAAATAAAAGGGGGAGATCATTGTAAAATGGCTAACGGTAATTTCTTTTGTGAACTGGGACAAAGCAGTTGTCAGCCACAAGCTACCATTAGCGATAGCACCCAACATGTTATAATGGAGCGTTACTTATTACCCTGGCTTGATTTCTATCTTAAAAATAATTGTACGGCAGGGGCATGGTTTGACAGCACAATAATTGCTGATAACGAAATTAATTTTCAAAAGTCATGCACGCTTTGCAGCAATCCTCAAGGCATTTCAACAAATGGAAATATCCCCTTTCAGTTTTTTACCGAAGGCAATACCTGGCATGTTAAGAGTAACAACAAACAGCCCTGCAATGTGGTAGTTTCTGACCTTACGGGTCGGGTGCTGTTCAAGCAAGTATTCGTAGGACAGATTGACCAATCGATAACCGACTATGCCACCGGCCTTTATTTGATTTCTATATCCAACCAAACTATATCCCGATCGTATAAATTTTTAATCAACCGATGA